A stretch of the Aphis gossypii isolate Hap1 chromosome 2, ASM2018417v2, whole genome shotgun sequence genome encodes the following:
- the LOC114133034 gene encoding uncharacterized protein LOC114133034, with translation MFATMYKTLLDKSEMNAKKESIVEESETVKITSKDVKHMLNELDEIKDNSDSCSVTKDDVIDAIESLSIIDNHPEHLNDNASVEYFDDTKSEVSSIGENQIDVATIEDPNIKKTVNRINSLQCLFTWNVKSKKKNFILHIRNKYGEYNLNLSLSEFTLERFIGNLIISYELFHNGEPELAQMKILEIGKWLEELDKGTDEFYLSIKTGLQHIMKATFIHMLFATNLTGECKWLLDDIVLLAVMDSKSRAAIHAIRAAVLIEYGNPSYLKKACETAKKACDLDPKISHWFYIHSLALTAQRQFLQSYKSVPTENEINAINQANILFNGINVLFKYHEIVLFRETTIGSFHNNKNKNDKSLIKKNLQDNKKIVKMIKAIISKDPKDPLLVVNCARILMTLPIMVRDFNLGKQYLTKAFEMAPNDPTVLRAIENTVQAYKDISNKQKPKNNETTKQNQPPLKKKKSKLEIDFEFIVKKQKNGENPITCLTDLIPKYDGLDKSKIIAQLCSYTILFTNNLKSSVEEFIKLIEIPGITNNDIITKHSSLFGSKPFNLSELICNEIRLATNLSGTSSDDMLYFFKTLAKIMETCNLKIKEVDSSMKSKLIVDSNVKSTILKASVQSETESSDSESVDKNIKKKNRKAKHLQTKGPKVFTNNVELNKKEKISNYQSKNNKNTSEKTQNTKPQPKAQNKKPQPKSKANDVNQMKVKVEKVLNSSNEKGAGLNFSKNLSVESLKKCLERNSEVHRYTQQLYQNILSNTQSRFNSSNVSSGDLNTYFNQNHANFSSPLQSNPFQGPSHTPPLLSLTPQIKPQNPKPKQKKNSAQLKSKEK, from the exons atgtttgctacaatgtataaaacacTTCTTGATAAATCCGAAATGAACGCTAAGAAGGAATCGATTGTGGAGGAATCTGAAACAGTTAAAATTACTTCTAAAGATGTTAAACACATGCTAAATGAATTGGATGAGATCAAAGATAATTCAGATAGTTGTTCTGTGACAAAAGACGATGTTATTGATGCTATTGAGTCATTGTCTATCATTGATAATCATCCAGaacatttaaatgataatgctTCAGTTGAATATTTTGACGACACTAAAAGTGAAGTAAGCTCTATTGGAGAAAACCAAATAGATGTTGCTACAATTGAGGAtcccaatataaaaaaaactgtgaatAGAATAAATAGTCTTCAATGTTTATTTACGTGGAATGTAAagtcaaaaaagaaaaattttattttacacatacgGAATAAATATGGAGAatacaacttaaatttatctttatctGAATTTACACTAGAAAG gtttataggtaatttaattatttcttatgaattatttcataatggtGAGCCTGAATTAGcccaaatgaaaatattggaAATTGGGAAATGGCTTGAAGAATTAGATAAAGGTACTGATgagttttatttatctattaaaactGGTCTTCAACATATTATGAAGGCCACTTTCATTCATATGTTATTTGCTACAAATCTTACTGGAGAATGTAAATGG ttattggatgatattgttttattggcCGTAATGGATTCTAAATCAAGAGCAGCTATACATGCAATACGTGCAGCTGTGTTAATTGAATATGGAAATCcaagctatttaaaaaaagcttGTGAGACAGCTAAGAAAGCATGTGATTTAGATCCTAAAATTTCTCATTGGTTTTATATTCATTCACTTGCGTTAACAGCTCAAAGACAATTCTTACAGTCTTATAAATCAGTTCCAactgaaaatgaaattaatgcaattaatcaagcaaatattttgtttaatggaATTAATGTACTTTTCAAATATCATGAAATTGTTCTGTTTAGAGAAACTACAATTGGaagttttcataataataaaaacaaaaatgataaatctttgataaaaaaaaatttacaagacaacaaaaaaattgttaaaatgatCAA agctATAATAAGCAAGGACCCAAAAGACCCTCTCTTGGTAGTTAACTGCGCTAGAATATTAATGACTCTTCCAATTATGGTTCGTGATTTTAATTTGGGAAAACAATACTTAACAAAAGCCTTTGAAATGGCACCAAATGATCCAACTGTTTTACGAGCAATTGAAAACACAGTTCAGGCTTATAAAGATATT tctaaTAAACagaaacctaaaaataatgaaacaacaaaacaaaatcaacCACCgttgaagaagaaaaaatctaaattagaaattgattttgaatttattgtaaaaaaacaaaaaaatgggGAAAATCCTATTACTTGCCTCACTGATTTAATTCCTAAATATGATGGCcttgataaatcaaaaattatagctCAACTATGttcttatacaatattatttacaaacaatcTAAAATCGAGTGTTGAAGAGTTTATTAAGTTGATAGAAATACCAGGAATTaccaataatgatataattaca aAACATTCTTCATTGTTTGGTTCAAAGCCATTTAATTTATCAGAGCTTATTTGTAATGAAATCAGATTGGCTACAAATTTAAGTGGTACTTCTTCTGATGATAtgctgtatttttttaaaacattagctAAAATTATGGAaacatgtaatttaaaaattaaagaagttGACTCATCCATGAAAAGTAAGCTTATTGTTGATTCAAATGTCAAATCTACAATTTTAAAGGCATCAGTGCAAAGTGAAACTGAATCTTCAGATAGCGAaagtgttgataaaaatattaaaaaaaaaaatcgtaaagcAAAGCACTTGCAAACAAAAGGTCCTAAAGTATTTACTAACAATGtggaattgaataaaaaagaaaaaatttcaaattatcaatctaaaaataataaaaatacctcagaaaaaacacaaaatacaaaaccACAGCCAAaagcacaaaataaaaaaccacagCCAAAGTCAAAAGCAAATGATGTCAATCAAATGAAAGTCAAAGTGGAGaaagttttaaattcttcTAATGAAAAAGGAGCTGGACTTAATTtctctaaaaatttaagtgtggagagtttgaaaaaatgtttagaaagGAATTCAGAAGTACACCGTTACACCCAACaattatatcaaaacattttatctaaCACACAATCACGGTTTAATTCGTCTAATGTATCTTCTGGTGAtcttaatacttatttcaaTCAAAACCATGCAAACTTTAGCTCACCATTACAATCGAATCCATTTCAGGGTCCTTCACATACACCACCATTACTTAGTTTAACACCCCAAATAAAACCACAAAATCCAAAAcctaagcaaaaaaaaaattctgctCAGCttaaatcaaaagaaaaatag
- the LOC114133026 gene encoding dynein axonemal light chain 1, with protein MGDLKATTIKDAIKNWEDENKESASEATNICLQFQWPPIEKMDNNLSVLTKCEKLSLSTNMIEKINGLAALRNLKILSLGRNYIKAFTGLEPLADTLEELWISYNFIEKMKGVLGMRKLKVLHMSNNNVKEWAEVNKLAEMESLKDFLFVGNPLYDCLDESVWRSDCIRKLPKLVILDGVPIIRD; from the exons atggga gatTTAAAAGCTACTACAATAAAggatgcaataaaaaattgggAAGATGAAAATAAGGAATCTGCGAGTGAAgctacaaatatttgtttacaattCCAATGGCCGCCGATCGAAAAaatggataataatttatcagtttTAACTAAATGCGA aaaattatcattaagtaCAAATATGATTGAGAAAATAAATGGTCTTGCTGCTTtaaggaatttaaaaattttatcgttGGGACGAAACTATATTAAGGCTTTTACTGGGCTTGAACCATTGGCCGATACTTTAGAAGAATTGTGGATATCTTATaactttattgaaaaaatgaaagGTGTTCTAGGCATGCGTAAACTTAAAGTTTTACACATGtccaataataatgttaaagaaTGGGCAGAAGTAAATAAACTTGCAGAAATGGAAAGTCTCAAAGACTTTTTATTCGtcg gAAATCCACTTTACGACTGTTTAGATGAATCTGTATGGCGTAGTGATTGTATTAGAAAGCTTCCTAAGCTAGTAATATTGGATGGAGTGCCAATCATAAGAGATTAA
- the LOC114133025 gene encoding trifunctional purine biosynthetic protein adenosine-3 gives MASVLVVGGGGREHAIAWKLSLSSKVKKIYITPNNIGAVLLPQVEFVDLDVNNFELLAKWCVEKSIDLIVVGPEDPLASGIADVLATYNLNCFGPSAKAARIESDKEWSKEFMNEFNIPTAKWRSFNDVKQATDFVYSADYPALVVKASGLAAGKGVVVASNKQEACLALDAILTENRFGKAGQTVVVEELLQGEEVSVLCFTDGVNINVMLPSQDYKRAYNQDKGPNTGGMGAFCPCYNMPQNELDEAKNILQRAVDGLRNRGTPFVGVLYAGLMVTNDGIRVLEFNCRFGDPETQTILPLLESDLYDIMKACCDGTLNKSEVKWKTDQFCVGVVMASRGYPLTSSKGDIISGLPSVTKGMVFHMGTKLNNYGEVVTNGGRVLIVVTTHQDLVLAAARATMACGRIIFNGAQFRTDIAHRGIARAILAKGATTYKSSGVDITAGNNLIPIYKQMVSITKRQGVLGDLGSFGAMFDLKAAAFKDPILVSSSDGVGTKLKVALTCNSHESIGQDLVAMCVNDILVHGAEPLFFLDYYATGRLEGGAVVQVVKGIVDGCHQSGCALIGGETAEMPGLYHNNDYDVAGFAVGAVERNKILPHINDIVSGDVVIGLESSGVHANGFSLIRKIMDMGCHKFTDEAPFSLDKKTYGEELLTPTVIYVKHVLPSIRNNHIKALAHITGGGLIENIPRILPKNKKVILDATKWNIQPVFGWIAATGSINETEMLRTLNCGLGMTLIVDKKHVEDVLAATNGKVVGIVDEKMPDEQPVEVKKFANAMEPLMRPHIQTYVASRMHPKMRVAVLISGSGTNLQSLIDTTTDDPSMMSEIVIVISNRPGVEGLNRARRAGILALEIDHTKFNTREEFENEILKALDQTQVDVVCLAGFMRVLTKNFVSKWRGRLLNVHPSLLPLFKGLRPQKQAIESGVRVAGCTVHFVEEEIDAGAIIVQESVNISLDETEESLIEKIKKVEHIAFPKALKLLATNQVYLDKDIGKVKWLSNSSDVFRNIV, from the exons ATGGCTAGTGTACTTGTGGTTGGTGGTGGAGGTCGAGAACATGCAATTGCTTGGAAATTATCACTTTCTTCAAaa gtgaagaaaatttatattacaccaAACAATATTGGAGCTGTATTATTGCCTCAAGTCGAATTTGTAGATTTAGATGTTAACAATTTTgaa ttattagcaAAATGGTGCGTGGAGAAATCTATAGACTTAATAGTTGTGGGTCCTGAAGATCCTCTTGCATCAGGAATTGCGGATGTATTAGCTACTTACAATTTGAACTGTTTTGGACCATCTGCTAAAGCTGCTCGCATTGAAAGTGACAAAGAATGGTCAAAAGAATTTatgaatgaatttaatattccaaCAGCCAAATGGAGATCATTTAATGATGTTAAACAAGCAACAGATTTTGTTtattc GGCTGATTATCCTGCATTAGTAGTAAAAGCTAGTGGTCTTGCTGCAGGAAAAGGAGTGGTAGTTGCTTCTAATAAACAAGAAGCATGTTTGGCATTAGATGCTATCTTAACAGAAAATCGCTTTGGTAAAGCTGGTCAGACCGTTGTAGTTGAAGAATTATTACAAGGAGAAGAAGTTTCT gttttatgttttactgatggtgttaatataaatgtcaTGCTACCAAGTCAAGATTATAAAAGGGCATATAATCAAGATAAGGGTCCTAATACTGGAGGTATGGGAGCATTTTGTCCTTGTTACAACATGCCTCAAAATGAGTTAGATGaggcaaaaaatattttacaaagggCTGTCGATGGTCTCCGTAATCGTGGGACTCCTTTTGTTG gtgtTCTTTATGCTGGACTAATGGTGACTAATGATGGTATTAGAGTTTTAGAGTTCAATTGTCGTTTCGGTGATCCTGAAACCCAGACAATATTGCCACTATTAGAATCAGAcctttatgatattatgaaa GCATGTTGTGATGGTACTTTGAATAAATCTGAAGTTAAATGGAAAACTGATCAATTTTGCGTTGGTGTTGTGATGGCTAGTAGAGGTTATCCGTTGACATCCAGTAAAGGAGATATAATATCtg gATTACCTAGTGTAACAAAAGGTATGGTATTCCATATGGGTACTAAATTGAACAATTATGGGGAAGTAGTTACAAATGGCGGCCGTGTGTTGATTGTGGTAACTACTCATCAAGACTTAGTTTTAGCTGCTGCTAGAGCCACCATGGCTTGTggcagaataatttttaatggtgCTCAATTCAGAACTGATATTGCTCATAGAGGAATTGCTAG agcaATTCTTGCTAAGGGTGCTACAACCTACAAGTCTAGTGGTGTTGACATAACTGctggaaataatttaattccaatttataaacaaatggtGTCCATTACAAAACGCCAAGGAGTGCTTGGAGATTTGGGTTCATTTGGTGCCATGTTTGATCTCAAAGCAGCTGCATTCAAGGACCCAATACTTGTATCCAGTTCAGATGGAGTTGGCACAAAattaaag gttgCTCTAACATGTAATAGTCATGAATCAATTGGACAAGATCTTGTTGCAATGTGcgttaatgatatattagttCATGGAGCTGAACCTTTATTTTTCCTTGATTATTATGCAACTGGTCGATTGGAAGGAGGAGCTGTTGTTCAAGTCGTTAAAGGCATTGTAGATGGTTGCCACCAATCTGGGTGTGCtcttatag gtggaGAAACTGCAGAAATGCCAGgcctttatcataataatgacTATGATGTAGCAGGTTTTGCAGTAGGAGCAGTAGAACGAAACAAGATTTTGCctcatattaatgatattgtttCTGGAGATGTTGTTATTGGTTTAGAATCAAGTGGTGTTCATGCTAATGGATTTAGTTTAATTCGTAAAATAATGGACATGGGCTGTCATAAATTTACAGATGAAGCCCCTTTTAGCTTGGACAAAAAGACTTAtg gtgAAGAACTTTTAACTCCTAcagtaatttatgttaaacatGTATTACCTTCAATaagaaataatcatataaaagcATTGGCTCATATTACTGGAGGTggtttaatagaaaatattccacgtattttaccaaaaaataaaaaagttattttagatGCTACAAAATGGAATATACAGCCTGTATTTGGTTGGATAGCTGCAAcag GTAGTATTAATGAAACGGAAATGTTACGAACTCTGAACTGTGGTTTGGGTATGACATTAATAGTTGATAAGAAACACGTTGAAGATGTTCTGGCTGCTACTAATGGTAAAGTTGTTGGCATAGTTGATGAAAAAATGCCTG ACGAACAACCAGTTGAAGTGAAAAAATTCGCGAATGCCATGGAGCCTTTGATGCGTCCCCATATTCAGACCTATGTGGCATCTAGGATGCATCCTAAAATGCGTGTAGCTGTTCTTATATCAGGATCTGGAACCAATTTACAG tcATTGATTGATACTACTACTGATGATCCATCTATGATGTCTGAAATTGTTATAGTAATCTCGAATAGACCTGGAGTAGAAGGTCTAAATCGTGCCAGGCGTGCTGGTATATTGGCTTtg gaaatagatcatactaaatttaatacaagagaagaatttgaaaatgaaatattgaaagCATTAGATCAAACACAAGTCGATGTTGTTTGCTTAGCTGGTTTTATGCGCGTGTTAACAAAGAACTTTGTGAGCAAATGGAGAGGTCGTCTATTAAACGTACATCCTTCACTCTTACCTTTATTCAAAGGTCTCCGTCCTCAAAAGCAAGCTATTGAATCCGGTGTACGAGTTGCTGGCTGTACAGTCCATTTTGtagaa gaaGAAATTGATGCTGGAGCAATTATAGTACAAGAATCTGTGAATATAAGCTTAGACGAAACAGAAGAAAgtcttattgaaaaaattaagaagGTTGAACACATTGCTTTTCCAAAAGCTTTAAAACTGTTAGCTACTAATCAAGTTTATTTGGATAAAGATATTGGTAAAGTAAAATGGTTATCTAATTCAAGTGatgtatttagaaatattgtttaa